From a single Haloarcula sp. DT43 genomic region:
- a CDS encoding DMT family transporter, whose amino-acid sequence MISRRTLAFGAVASVLFGGTFVGAKAGLSYLPPLLFVALRFDIAAVALLGYVAVTRSRADLLPRTRGDVLAILSTGLFALGLANALIFVGQQSATSAVAAIVFSLNPILTPVFAAILLSDERLSARGGLGMVVGLLGVGLVVSPDPAMLLSGGIGKLVLFAGATSAALGSVLIRWSDGGLSSTVRTAWALPVAAALCHALSVGTGESVAAAVWSPTAIAALLYVGIFAGAIAYIAYFGLLDTTGAIRANLVFYVVPVVSTLGGWALLGEAITPTAVAGFLTIFAGFAVLGTESVDLRGLLSDRTEDADAVADSLGFADEPRGFESD is encoded by the coding sequence ATGATTTCGCGCCGCACGCTCGCGTTCGGGGCGGTCGCCAGCGTCCTGTTCGGCGGCACGTTCGTCGGCGCGAAGGCCGGGCTCTCTTATCTCCCGCCGCTCCTGTTCGTCGCCCTGCGGTTCGACATCGCCGCCGTCGCCCTGCTCGGCTACGTCGCCGTGACGCGCTCGCGGGCCGACCTGCTCCCGCGGACCCGCGGCGACGTGCTGGCGATTCTCTCGACGGGGCTGTTCGCGCTCGGCCTGGCGAACGCGCTGATATTCGTTGGCCAGCAGTCGGCCACCAGCGCCGTCGCGGCCATCGTCTTCAGCCTCAATCCCATCCTGACGCCGGTGTTTGCCGCCATCTTGCTCTCCGACGAGCGGCTCTCGGCCCGCGGCGGCCTCGGGATGGTCGTCGGCCTGCTCGGCGTCGGCCTGGTCGTCAGCCCCGACCCGGCGATGCTCCTGAGCGGGGGCATCGGCAAGCTCGTTCTGTTCGCCGGCGCGACCAGCGCCGCGCTGGGCAGCGTCCTCATCCGGTGGTCCGACGGCGGCCTGTCGAGCACGGTCCGGACCGCGTGGGCGCTCCCCGTCGCCGCCGCGCTCTGTCACGCGCTGAGCGTCGGGACGGGCGAATCGGTCGCCGCGGCGGTCTGGTCCCCGACGGCGATAGCGGCCCTGCTGTACGTCGGCATCTTCGCCGGAGCCATCGCCTACATCGCCTACTTCGGCCTGCTCGACACGACGGGCGCGATTCGCGCGAACCTCGTCTTCTACGTGGTCCCCGTCGTGTCGACGCTCGGGGGCTGGGCCCTGCTCGGCGAGGCCATCACCCCGACGGCGGTCGCAGGCTTTCTGACCATCTTCGCGGGGTTCGCGGTGCTGGGCACCGAGTCGGTCGACCTCCGCGGACTGCTCTCGGACCGCACCGAGGACGCCGACGCCGTGGCCGACAGTCTCGGCTTCGCAGACGAACCGCGCGGGTTCGAGTCCGACTGA
- a CDS encoding sodium-dependent transporter, which translates to MSDRETWASRLGFILAAIGSAVGLGNIWQFPFKTATNGGAVFLVFYLAAVLLIGFPAMLAEFIIGRRTNRNAVDAFTELGHRQWRVVGGLGVVTGFWILSYYNVVGGWVMRYILGSATGAYFGSPAEYFGAISTGPEAVAGQALFLLVCVGIVALGIEDGIEKATKVMVPSIVVLMLGMAAWVTTLDGAGAGYSYFLTPDFSTLAANAGDLIPFAVGQAFFTLSLGMAAMITYSSYIGDDESLPTDGGIIVVTNTLIGVLAGLVVFPILFAIGVSPDTSGPSAIFVAMASAFPQLPAGRLLGVLFFGVVLIAAVSSAISLLEVVVSYGVDNTAYSRVSLSAAVGVALFVLGLPSAWSLSWFGWFDTLAYKLFLPLSVLLILVFVGWVLSAEAVEELRQGTGGLGTFGPAWLWMVRTVVILGVVLTLALGLETLFLAEDPAIVPPV; encoded by the coding sequence ATGAGTGACAGAGAGACGTGGGCCTCGCGGCTGGGGTTCATTCTCGCAGCCATCGGTAGCGCAGTCGGTCTCGGGAACATCTGGCAGTTCCCGTTCAAGACCGCGACGAACGGCGGCGCGGTGTTCCTCGTGTTCTATCTCGCCGCCGTGTTGCTCATCGGCTTCCCGGCGATGCTGGCGGAGTTCATCATCGGCCGGCGGACGAACCGCAACGCCGTCGACGCGTTCACCGAACTCGGACACAGGCAGTGGCGGGTCGTCGGCGGCCTCGGTGTCGTCACCGGCTTCTGGATTCTCTCCTATTACAACGTCGTCGGAGGGTGGGTCATGCGGTACATCCTCGGCAGCGCGACGGGCGCGTACTTCGGCAGCCCCGCGGAGTACTTCGGAGCCATCTCCACCGGGCCGGAGGCCGTCGCCGGCCAGGCGCTGTTCCTGCTGGTCTGTGTCGGCATCGTCGCGCTGGGCATCGAGGACGGCATCGAGAAGGCGACGAAGGTGATGGTCCCCAGCATCGTCGTCCTCATGCTCGGGATGGCGGCCTGGGTCACCACGCTCGACGGGGCGGGGGCCGGCTACAGCTACTTCCTCACGCCGGACTTCTCGACGCTTGCGGCCAACGCCGGCGACCTGATTCCGTTCGCCGTCGGGCAGGCGTTTTTCACCCTCTCGCTGGGGATGGCGGCCATGATAACCTACTCCTCGTACATCGGTGACGACGAGAGCCTGCCGACCGACGGCGGCATCATCGTCGTGACGAACACGCTCATCGGCGTGCTGGCGGGGCTGGTCGTGTTCCCGATTCTGTTCGCTATCGGTGTCAGCCCGGACACCAGCGGCCCGTCGGCGATATTCGTCGCCATGGCGTCGGCGTTCCCCCAGCTCCCGGCGGGGCGACTCCTCGGCGTGCTGTTCTTCGGCGTCGTCCTCATCGCAGCCGTGTCCTCGGCCATCAGCCTGCTCGAAGTGGTGGTCTCCTACGGCGTCGACAACACCGCGTACTCGCGGGTGTCGCTGTCGGCGGCGGTCGGGGTCGCCCTGTTCGTGCTCGGCCTCCCGTCGGCCTGGAGCCTGTCGTGGTTCGGCTGGTTCGACACGCTCGCGTACAAACTGTTCCTGCCGCTCTCGGTACTGCTGATTCTGGTGTTCGTCGGCTGGGTCCTGTCCGCGGAGGCCGTCGAGGAACTCCGACAGGGGACGGGCGGGCTCGGTACTTTCGGCCCGGCCTGGCTCTGGATGGTCCGAACGGTGGTCATCCTCGGCGTCGTCCTGACGCTGGCGCTCGGACTGGAGACGCTGTTCCTCGCTGAAGACCCCGCAATCGTCCCGCCGGTGTAG
- a CDS encoding sensor histidine kinase — translation MTTKRILGCGTLTLTGGGLAVVSARQLLGGTNGVVETVIAAFGLLIGLGFLAGSGVLLRSDLRTKHVLRVAGWNLLGVVATSAVLVLILLYQRASGGTLLAPLFSGTIVVGVSATAHVLIGVNDVRRIRARNLARQREKTTVMNRLIRHDLKHSAQVLLGLGDVLSGTPDPDVDDIGDRVRTVGSDLAEIDSQVGTVTDLIESEDIEREPVAVDSLVEASAAELRPQFPDAAVSVRADDGVRALAGDPLEIAVSELLENALVHGGDPATVTVRVDAEPRTVTVSVSDAGPGIPETERELVSGDQSVTQLTHSNGLGLWLSKWVVEAYGGTLEFEAPDGDGATVTLRLDRAD, via the coding sequence GTGACTACGAAACGCATTCTCGGCTGCGGGACGCTCACGCTGACCGGCGGGGGCCTGGCGGTGGTGTCGGCACGGCAACTACTCGGCGGCACGAACGGCGTCGTCGAGACGGTCATCGCGGCCTTCGGCCTGCTCATCGGCCTCGGCTTTCTCGCCGGGAGCGGCGTGCTTCTCCGAAGCGACCTCCGGACGAAACACGTCCTCAGGGTCGCCGGCTGGAACCTCCTGGGCGTCGTCGCAACGTCGGCCGTCCTGGTCCTGATACTGCTGTACCAGCGGGCGAGCGGGGGGACGCTCCTCGCGCCGCTTTTCAGCGGGACCATCGTCGTCGGCGTCAGCGCCACGGCTCACGTGCTCATCGGCGTCAACGACGTCCGGCGGATACGGGCCCGGAACCTCGCGCGCCAGCGCGAGAAGACGACCGTGATGAACCGCCTCATCCGCCACGACCTGAAACACAGCGCGCAGGTGCTGCTGGGACTCGGGGACGTCCTCTCAGGGACCCCGGACCCGGACGTGGACGACATCGGCGACCGCGTGCGAACGGTCGGGTCGGACCTCGCCGAGATAGACAGCCAGGTCGGGACGGTGACCGACCTCATCGAATCGGAGGACATTGAGCGCGAACCGGTGGCGGTCGACTCCCTCGTCGAGGCCAGCGCCGCGGAGCTTCGACCACAGTTCCCCGACGCGGCAGTCAGCGTGCGCGCCGACGACGGTGTCCGCGCGCTGGCCGGCGACCCGCTCGAAATCGCGGTCAGCGAACTGCTGGAGAACGCGCTGGTCCACGGCGGCGACCCGGCGACCGTAACCGTACGCGTCGACGCCGAGCCACGGACGGTCACGGTGTCGGTCAGCGACGCGGGCCCCGGCATCCCGGAGACCGAGCGCGAACTGGTCAGCGGCGACCAGTCGGTCACGCAGCTGACACACAGCAACGGGCTCGGGCTGTGGCTGTCCAAGTGGGTCGTCGAGGCCTACGGGGGGACGCTCGAGTTCGAAGCCCCCGACGGCGACGGCGCGACGGTCACGCTCCGGCTCGACAGGGCGGACTGA
- a CDS encoding SDR family oxidoreductase: MSVEFDFDGEVALITGVGGALGSAVADAFLEAGATVCGSDIIEPNTEDFLLAEPERVDFYQADFSDETDVAETVEAVVDDHGRLDYLLNVAGTWRGGTPIHETDADTFDFLFDVNLKTMFLASKHAVSHLRETEGAIVSVSARASLEGGEGDGIYRATKAGVRLLTETIAEENLGTVRANAVMPSVIDTPMNREMMPESDFESWVDPKDIAAVMLFLCSDAATVTSGAAVPVYGEA, encoded by the coding sequence ATGTCAGTCGAGTTCGACTTCGACGGCGAGGTAGCGCTAATCACGGGCGTCGGCGGGGCGCTGGGGAGCGCGGTCGCGGACGCCTTCCTCGAGGCCGGCGCGACCGTCTGTGGCAGCGATATCATCGAACCGAACACCGAGGACTTCCTGCTGGCCGAGCCCGAGCGCGTCGACTTCTACCAGGCGGATTTCAGCGACGAGACTGACGTGGCCGAGACGGTCGAGGCGGTCGTCGACGACCACGGACGGCTCGACTACCTGCTGAACGTCGCCGGCACCTGGCGCGGGGGCACGCCGATTCACGAGACGGACGCGGACACGTTCGATTTCCTGTTCGACGTGAACCTGAAGACGATGTTCCTGGCGTCGAAACACGCGGTTTCGCACCTCCGGGAGACGGAGGGTGCAATCGTCTCCGTCTCCGCGCGGGCGTCGCTGGAGGGCGGCGAGGGCGATGGCATCTACCGGGCCACGAAGGCCGGCGTCCGGCTCCTGACCGAGACCATCGCCGAGGAGAACCTCGGGACCGTGCGGGCAAACGCCGTCATGCCGAGCGTCATCGACACCCCGATGAACCGGGAGATGATGCCCGAGTCGGACTTCGAGTCGTGGGTCGACCCGAAGGACATCGCGGCCGTGATGCTGTTCCTCTGTTCGGACGCCGCCACGGTCACCAGTGGCGCGGCGGTCCCGGTGTACGGCGAGGCCTGA
- a CDS encoding NADPH:quinone reductase, with protein MRAVRFHEYGGTDVLRVDDVERPTPGPEEVLLEVEAAAVNPVDTYFRTGDYEPGELPWVPGSDCAGTVAATGEDVADFAEGDRAFATGLGNWLQGTCAEYVTVPESHLARLPEGVSAEAGAAVALVGVTAWQTLVAACSLEPAERALVHGGSGGVGHVAVQLAAANGAQVTTTASPDYHDRLADLGADDVFDYRRDDLGDAVVEAGAPDVILDHRLDDYLAFDAEVAAQGARIAAIGNTDLAATFENVPRCRAKALSFHHVSMFNTPEFGAVLDRLATLMADGDLSPVIARRYDLDEVAAAHDDVLNDSFLGKLVVTP; from the coding sequence ATGCGCGCTGTAAGATTCCACGAGTACGGCGGGACGGACGTGCTCCGCGTCGACGACGTCGAACGACCCACACCGGGGCCCGAGGAGGTCCTGCTCGAAGTCGAGGCAGCGGCGGTCAATCCGGTCGATACGTACTTCCGGACGGGTGATTACGAGCCCGGCGAACTGCCCTGGGTCCCCGGCTCCGACTGCGCCGGGACCGTCGCCGCGACCGGCGAGGACGTGGCCGACTTCGCCGAGGGCGACCGGGCGTTTGCGACCGGGCTGGGCAACTGGCTCCAGGGGACCTGCGCGGAGTACGTCACCGTCCCCGAGTCGCACCTGGCGCGGCTCCCCGAGGGCGTCTCCGCCGAGGCTGGCGCGGCCGTCGCACTCGTCGGCGTCACCGCCTGGCAGACGCTCGTCGCGGCCTGTTCGCTGGAGCCGGCCGAGCGGGCGCTGGTTCACGGCGGGAGCGGCGGCGTCGGCCACGTCGCGGTCCAGCTGGCCGCGGCGAACGGAGCGCAGGTGACGACGACGGCGTCGCCGGACTACCACGACCGGCTGGCCGACCTCGGCGCGGACGACGTGTTCGACTACCGCCGTGACGACCTCGGCGACGCCGTGGTCGAGGCCGGCGCGCCGGACGTGATTCTCGACCACCGGCTCGACGACTACCTCGCGTTCGACGCCGAGGTCGCCGCCCAGGGCGCTCGCATCGCCGCCATCGGGAACACCGACCTCGCGGCGACGTTCGAGAACGTCCCGCGCTGCCGGGCGAAGGCACTCAGCTTCCACCACGTTTCGATGTTCAACACGCCCGAGTTCGGCGCGGTACTCGACCGACTGGCGACGCTCATGGCCGACGGCGACCTGTCGCCGGTCATCGCCCGCCGCTACGACCTGGACGAGGTGGCGGCCGCCCACGACGACGTGCTGAACGACAGCTTCCTCGGCAAGCTCGTCGTCACACCGTAG
- a CDS encoding methyl-accepting chemotaxis protein, protein MALSLAILVIIAVGVLTSVQASATLEEDVADDITALSETHAAQLDDWLTTSRRDVRSTSRLPVFTEGTDTEKQQRLEQLRTNEELPPGVVAVHYFDTETNEIRASSNREFIGVDAADQGAPFATDPPQFDDPDDTHVTEPFSVSVVDHPIIAVVSPVPGDEDRALVYMIDLSQKADQISDQREGSFTTVVSTDGEFVSHPNASMIGSTAPISQMESDPLGTLEPGQSAFHETDSMLMGMSRLESHGWVVMVHSDPSAAYALSDQINSDLIGLILLAVVNLGLIGVTIGGNTIASLRRLSVKAEAIADGDLDVDLDTSREDEFGTLYAAFDNMRTNLRTQISEAETARQEAEEAKEQAQAAREEVEAERNEMEALTGHLELKAQQYSDALEAAADGDLTARVDTDSMNEAMAEVGEDINTTLDALEDTIADMKAFAANVIQSSDRVNSNAERVDQASKQVSKSINEIFEGTTEQNEGLESAAAEMQNLSATAQQVASSAQQVADTSQSAADVGEDGREAAQEAIAEMSAIEEETGETVEEINALDDELDEIGEIVGVITSIVEQTNMLALNASIEAAHADGDGDGFAVVADEIKGLAEETKEAAADIEQRIEAIQEQAGDTVETMESTSTRITEGVATVEETVDALETIVEYTEEVDTGIQEIDRATEEQARTAQDVMGTIDDLTTISQQTATEADTVAGAAQDQSASIDEVSESATELRQRADDLESLLDRFTVESSAGAGVDGTAAVGDD, encoded by the coding sequence GTGGCGCTTTCGTTGGCGATACTCGTCATTATCGCCGTCGGTGTCCTGACGAGCGTCCAGGCGTCCGCGACACTGGAGGAAGATGTCGCGGACGACATCACGGCGCTGTCGGAGACACATGCCGCACAGTTAGACGACTGGCTGACCACGTCGCGGCGGGACGTCCGGTCGACGTCGCGCCTCCCCGTGTTCACTGAGGGGACAGACACGGAGAAACAGCAGCGCCTGGAGCAGCTACGGACCAACGAGGAACTACCGCCCGGGGTGGTGGCGGTCCACTACTTCGACACCGAGACCAACGAGATACGCGCCAGTTCGAACCGGGAGTTCATCGGTGTCGACGCCGCCGACCAGGGCGCGCCCTTCGCCACCGACCCGCCGCAGTTCGACGACCCCGATGACACGCACGTGACCGAGCCGTTTTCGGTGTCGGTCGTCGACCACCCGATAATCGCTGTCGTCTCGCCGGTTCCCGGCGATGAGGACCGGGCGCTCGTGTACATGATCGACCTCAGCCAGAAGGCCGACCAGATATCCGACCAGCGTGAGGGGTCGTTCACCACCGTCGTCAGCACCGACGGCGAGTTCGTCTCGCACCCCAACGCCTCGATGATAGGGTCGACGGCACCGATTTCGCAGATGGAGTCGGACCCCCTGGGCACGCTCGAACCCGGACAGAGCGCGTTCCACGAGACCGATAGCATGCTGATGGGGATGAGCCGCCTCGAATCACACGGCTGGGTCGTCATGGTCCACTCCGACCCGTCGGCCGCCTACGCTCTGAGCGACCAGATAAACTCCGACCTCATCGGGCTCATCCTGCTTGCCGTCGTCAACCTCGGGCTCATCGGTGTCACTATCGGCGGCAACACTATCGCGTCGCTCCGCCGCCTCTCCGTGAAGGCGGAGGCGATAGCGGACGGTGACCTCGACGTCGACCTCGACACGTCTCGGGAAGACGAGTTCGGCACGCTGTATGCGGCCTTCGACAACATGCGGACGAACCTCCGAACGCAAATTTCCGAGGCCGAAACCGCCCGCCAGGAGGCCGAGGAGGCGAAAGAGCAGGCACAGGCCGCCCGCGAGGAAGTCGAGGCCGAACGCAACGAGATGGAGGCACTGACGGGCCACCTCGAACTCAAGGCCCAGCAGTACAGCGACGCGCTGGAGGCCGCCGCCGACGGCGACCTCACCGCGCGGGTGGACACGGACAGCATGAACGAGGCGATGGCCGAGGTCGGCGAGGACATCAACACGACGCTGGACGCGCTGGAAGACACCATCGCGGACATGAAGGCGTTCGCGGCGAACGTCATCCAGTCCAGCGACCGCGTCAACTCGAACGCGGAGCGGGTCGACCAGGCCAGCAAGCAGGTGTCGAAGTCCATCAACGAGATTTTCGAGGGGACGACCGAGCAAAACGAGGGGCTCGAATCGGCGGCCGCGGAGATGCAGAACCTCTCGGCGACCGCCCAGCAGGTCGCCTCCTCGGCTCAGCAGGTCGCCGACACCTCCCAGTCGGCCGCGGACGTCGGCGAGGACGGCCGCGAGGCCGCACAGGAGGCCATCGCGGAAATGAGCGCCATCGAGGAGGAGACCGGCGAGACCGTCGAGGAGATAAACGCCCTCGACGACGAACTCGACGAAATCGGCGAAATCGTCGGCGTAATCACCAGCATCGTCGAACAGACGAACATGCTCGCCCTGAACGCCTCCATCGAGGCCGCCCACGCCGACGGGGACGGGGACGGGTTCGCCGTCGTCGCCGACGAAATCAAGGGCCTCGCGGAGGAGACCAAGGAGGCCGCCGCCGACATCGAACAGCGCATCGAGGCCATCCAGGAGCAGGCGGGCGACACGGTCGAGACGATGGAGTCGACCAGCACCCGAATCACCGAAGGCGTCGCCACGGTCGAGGAGACCGTCGACGCGCTGGAGACCATCGTCGAGTACACGGAGGAGGTCGACACCGGCATCCAGGAAATCGACCGGGCGACCGAGGAACAGGCCCGGACCGCACAGGACGTGATGGGGACAATCGACGACCTGACGACCATCAGCCAGCAGACGGCGACGGAGGCCGACACCGTGGCCGGCGCGGCACAGGACCAGTCCGCCTCTATCGACGAAGTGTCGGAGTCCGCGACGGAACTCCGACAGCGGGCTGACGACCTCGAATCGCTACTGGACCGCTTTACCGTCGAGAGCTCCGCCGGCGCGGGTGTCGACGGCACGGCCGCGGTGGGGGACGACTGA